Proteins from a single region of Hordeum vulgare subsp. vulgare chromosome 6H, MorexV3_pseudomolecules_assembly, whole genome shotgun sequence:
- the LOC123405459 gene encoding cyclin-F2-2-like, with protein MMQYAMDPYADAFALPAPRGFFGVGACARTAAGPARRPPPPGFFGVGACARAAAGPARRPPRPGFFGVGSCARPARDVPARRPPPPGFFGACRPRVLPPAPCEQPMPPKFSKPAAPAPAPVSCVAAASTKRQRLCPDYEDDIHCNLRLREKNAEERPLPDYLKKVQQDRVSESERASLVGWMDKFVRDHHLADGTLHHAVAYVDRVLSVRSLTADSGYELRLLGAAAIFVAAKYEDQRAVWKLKADKIASYGEFATGKEVLDMEREMVEALGYQLGGPTAHTFLGHFMRYAEEEDKTKILPLATRLVDQSLLDYTCVRILPSVVAASAIFLARWALNPVVDLAWNMELEKLTGYNCSDLTACVLVMCVFSRSIICNPCS; from the coding sequence ATGATGCAGTACGCCATGGATCCTTACGCGGACGCCTTTGCTCTACCCGCGCCTCGTGGCTTCTTCGGCGTCGGAGCCTGCGCTCGGACCGCTGCCGGCCCTGCTCGTCGACCTCCGCCTCCTGGCTTCTTCGGCGTCGGAGCCTGCGCTCGGGCCGCCGCCGGCCCTGCTCGTCGACCTCCGCGTCCCGGCTTCTTCGGCGTCGGATCTTGCGCCCGCCCGGCTCGCGACGTACCAGCTCGTCGACCTCCGCCTCCCGGTTTCTTCGGTGCCTGCCGTCCCAGGGTGCTCCCGCCAGCGCCGTGCGAGCAGCCCATGCCACCAAAGTTCTCAAAGCCCgcggcgccggcaccagcaccgGTCTCCTgcgtcgccgccgcctccacaaagCGTCAGCGGCTGTGCCCTGACTACGAAGACGACATCCACTGCAACCTCCGGCTGAGAGAGAAGAACGCCGAGGAGCGGCCGCTACCGGACTACCTGAAGAAGGTGCAGCAAGATCGGGTGAGCGAGTCAGAGCGCGCCTCCCTTGTCGGATGGATGGACAAGTTCGTCCGAGACCATCATCTTGCCGACGGCACGCTCCACCACGCCGTGGCCTACGTGGACCGGGTCCTGTCGGTGCGTTCCCTGACGGCTGACAGCGGCTACGAGCTGCGCCTTCTGGGTGCAGCGGCCATCTTTGTCGCCGCCAAATACGAGGACCAGAGAGCCGTGTGGAAGCTGAAGGCCGACAAGATCGCCAGCTACGGCGAGTTCGCCACGGGCAAGGAGGTGCTCGACATGGAGCGCGAGATGGTGGAGGCGCTCGGGTACCAGCTCGGCGGCCCCACGGCGCACACCTTCCTGGGCCACTTCATGAGGTAcgccgaggaggaggacaagaccaAGATACTGCCATTGGCGACTCGCCTCGTTGATCAGTCTCTGCTCGACTACACGTGCGTCCGCATCTTGCCCTCCGTCGTGGCGGCGTCGGCGATCTTCCTCGCGAGATGGGCCCTGAATCCAGTCGTCGACCTGGCGTGGAACATGGAGCTGGAGAAGCTGACGGGGTACAACTGCTCCGACTTGACAGCCTGCGTCCTTGTTATGTGCGTCTTCTCGCGGTCGATCATCTGTAACCCTTGTTCTTGA